Within Triticum dicoccoides isolate Atlit2015 ecotype Zavitan chromosome 1B, WEW_v2.0, whole genome shotgun sequence, the genomic segment AATTTTTCTAATTCTGAAACTTGTACTCTGAAGATTTTCTAGTGTGTTTCAGTGAGCAATGCTCCCTTGTGTTCCTCCAGTTCAGGACGTCAGACTTACTATACCATTCAGTAAACTTTGTTGTCGTTCATCAGTATTTTCTTGGGTTCCCCTTGGGCCGTCAGTGTTTGTAAGCTATGCTACGCATGTACTAAGTACTTGCGAGCTTTTGCGTTTGAGGCACTCTTGATATTAACCATACCATGTGGATGTTCATGGGTAGTGGAGTTGTACGCCGTCGGATTCAAAATTTGAACTGCTGGATGAGTAAATGCGATGAAGAACCAGTTGTGCGCAGCGTATTTCTTCTGTGCCCTTTGGACGGCTCAGTCTGGCATAGGAGAATAACTGGGCCGTGCCCCAGCAAGCTGTTCTGCCTCTAACTTAATGCCtgtcgttgcaattaataagacaACGCCCTTGGATTGTTTACCAGCGATACATCAGGTATACAGGCAGAAATACAACCGTGGGCACACATCTTCATGCGATCAGATGGGGAGGATTTCAAGATCAGCTGAGCCCGTGCTCAGAATTGAATATCCGGTACAACAAACAGTACTGTAGAATTATTGCAGTTAACTCATTCAGCATACATATAGCACAGCTGCTCCCCAAAACGAGTGCCTTTACTACTCACTGCAATTGGGAAGTATTCATTGCTCACTGCACTTGCAAAGCTAGCTACCATGTGATGGAGCTGCCAAGGTGCACCCATCAACCATCGTCCTGAATCCGTGGAGGTTCCAGTGCCCATCATTTATTCCAGTATAACAATACACCACTTTATTAAGCCGAGCTTCACTAAGCTGCACAGTTTGTAAAATTCTACAAAATCCCATACAACAGCTCCAAGTAATCGCCAAGAATTTCTTTCATAGGGGTTATGAGAATGTATAATCGTGTGTGAAACCACCCAGGAAACACTATACATCCAACAAATACATATATTCAGGCTCCCTCGATTTGTGGAACCCACATAGCGGAGCATTGGGCGTTCAGAGATCAGAGATACATTTGCCACTGATGAAGTCTACCACTTGCATGACTGCCTGGTCAAGCGCCATCGTCACTGAGATCAGGTTTTGCAGAAACTCCTCGGCTGTTGGCTTCTCCCCATCAACAATGTCAGTCACAGCTTTGACAAAGATAGCgggtgtcgagaacaagtcagcAACATATGCCACCGCTGCCCCCTGGAATGGCAAACGAGAGGGAATAAAACAAGTATGAGATCTACAAATTACAGTTTGTTAGCAGGTACGAGAGATGGATGCAGAAAAGTAACAAAACTGAGTTGCCAGCCATAACATAACAAAAATGGTTATATTAGTGCTGATCTATTTAACTTCAACTATAGCATCAACCAGCAAGAACTATCAGTAAAGAACTACTCAAAGCGTTAATTCAAAATGGTGCCCGGGCTCATCTAAACccggtgaacagtaaattcaaaacaaatagtaaaaaaaactgaaactttttGGCATCGAAGATGCTCATGTGCGCAAGGTGCTTACAAATTTTCATGTTGTTTGGACATATGAGGAGTTCGCAAAAAAAAATCAGCTACGAATAGTGTTCTCACACCCCAATAAATTTTTTTTGGCACGAGGTCCTCAGATGTCAAGCACCACGATTTTTTGCACGAACCTTGTGCAAATGAACATCTTCGTTGCctcaaaatttcagttttttttttaatttactgttcacATCCGGGTGTAGATGAGCCCGGGTGCAGAATAGCTGCGTCCTACTCAAAGGCTCTAATAAAAATATAGGTGCCCACGGAAGAATAAGTACCCTCTCAAAATTTTAGATTTCTTAAAGTTGTCCTGGAGCAGTAGGGTGAACAAACTCCATTTCCGTGTTATTTGCTCATGTTTGTAATTCATAAGCTGAACTCCCAACCAAAAGCATGTACCTCCATATCCTTGACCGTAGCTTCATTGCTCAGTATTGCTGTCTCATCATGGGGGGACATGTCCAGAGAATCACCAGTTGACAGTTTCCCAACCTGAAACAGAGGAAGCAGAGCAACTTTAGAGAGGTTGCTAGCTCCTGAGCCTATATATGCATTACTGAATGAAAACAAAAAATTCATTGCAGAAACAACACTGTTTTGAAATAAACAGCAAGGCATATTCATGCCGTCAAGTATGGCCAAAAAAGTAATCCAGCAGATTGACAAGTGGCAACACTAGCATCCAGCAAAGCcctataagggcatctccaacgctgggCGCAAACCCAGGGCACCCGGATTTGTTTCCCGATCGATCGACAGTTGGGCATTCCAATCCTGGCGCCAGGTACGGCATCGGCGCAAAAAGGGGAACCTGGCGCTTGGGATTTTTTTGCCGCACAAGATAACACGGCGAGTGCAGCGGACGACTTATTAGCGTCCAAAATTAGCGGCTGCCATTGTAACAAGAGGCGCTAAGTTGCTTCTCAAATTCTACGAGATTTACTTTGTTCTCTAAGCGCCTATACAAGCACTTTccattgaagatgccctaactTACCTTCAAATTGAGTTCCTTCACTATATTTGGGGTTGCAAATGTTTTTCGCGCTCCAACTCCATAACTGTCAAAAACCTACACAAGAAAGACCATGTCAACATCAATAAAGTTTGAACAGAAAATGAAAGAATGACATAAGAAAGGTAATTTCTACCGAAGAAATAGCATACTAAGCCATAAAGAGATATCAAACCACAAGCGCAAGCGAGTAACATGCATTTAGTTCTACATGTTTAGCCGTGATGATACAGCCAGGGCAGAGAACTCTTACTAGCTGGAGCAatatggattggattgttgaattcaTTTGGTAAAATTAGCTACGCACAATTCTGCACATGTATGACTTCCTAATGGCAAACACTGAAGCTTATCGATGCAGTTCTGCTACAAGAAAATGGATGCAATTCCACTGTGGATAGACAAGAAACTTAAGACAGGACTCACAGGAATGGGTATTCTCCTGTCATGGAATGCAACATCTGAAGCTAAGAAGACATCCCCAATACCTGCTCCTCTGGCCTAAAACGCAGCAAGACAGAACATGAGTAAAATTGTTTGTAATGCACAAACGGTGGCATAAACATTTGAACAATGAAAACACTACCTTAAAACCACCAGCAGTACCAGCGTTGATGATAAGGTCTGGCTTCAACAACTGTATACAAGCATAAGTCACCAGAGCTGCGGATACTGTACCGACACTGTCAACTCCTGAAAGAGATGAGCTCTTGGTAAGGAACGGAGTTGATTTATGGACAATTATATCAAACAAACCACACTTGTTCAGAGAAGTTGATCAGAAAAACTGAACTAGACTGATCCACAGAGAGTATGTCCTCGGCATCGTGGTAAGAACTTACCAAGCAGAGGATCTTTTCCAGGCCACACGAGATCGATGTGGAGGCCTTTGTAGTCACCATGGTACCGAGTCCAAGGGGCACCTTTCGGAAAGCTGTTAGGTGCGCACCGACAAACAAAGGCGTTAGCTTGAGAGTATCCAACATGTCATTGCCAAAGAAGCTGAGCACCAACTGGTTCCAGCCTAATTCATGTATAGAGCATCTTGGATTCTGTTATGCAGTAACTAGCCATCCAACAAATCTGCGGCAACGGAAACAGactgctgctaaattttcccacCTTGCCATCCATTCCGGTGACGCATCTGCTGCACTGAACCTCCGCGCAGATGCAAACCTTCCAGCAACAACACAGGAAATCTATCTATGCAAGCACCTGCATCCAATCTCCACTGTATTGCGCAGCTGCGCACCGAGCTAGTGAGCTACGCGTATTACCACATAACAACATGGCCAAGCAGCTACCTAGCATGCCATATCGGCCAGTAGCTGCTCACCTGTATCTAGTTCTGAATTTCTGAATCAAAAGGGGGATGGGAAGGGAAAAGGGGAAGAGGAGCACTGTCTGACATGGATTCGTCGGCGGCCGCCTCGACGAGCTGGAACCGGGTGACGAGCGGGAGCGCCTCCGTCTGCATCGCTGCAAACAAACCGAACCCACAATAACAACAGctcagcaagcaagcaagcaaagcgGCAGCGGCATCATCGGAGGGTGGGAAGGGAGGAGGGGATCCATCCGCACGTACCTATGACGACGAGGACCTTGGAGATGGCGCCGGCTCCagcgggctcggcggcggcggcggcggcaggctctTCGGaggacggcggcgccatggccggaggcGCGAGGGGGCTGCCTGCAGCGCGGGATCTGGTCAGGGCCCTAGTCCTCAGCGTGTGCAAGGAACCGGATCCTCTAACTTAGAAAAGAAAAGACGGGTGCTACAGTACTAGCCTAGTGTAAAATGAAGAAAAGTTTGAAACAGTTAGCATGTTGTTTACTATTGGTAATCACTGTAGATACAAGTAatctaaaattaattttatttcaccaTCAATTTGTTCGTATGTAGTTACTATAAATGTACACAGTAAAATTGTAATTCGCAAAATAATTTAAGTTATTTTAGGCTCAGAGATATGCATTGAAAGAAGGCAAGTTAGGGTATTGTAACTAATCTAATTTTCTTTCTGTATGTTAGAGGATCCGGTTTCCATGTGCAATAGGTGTGGTGGCACAGGGCCTCCTAAGTCCGAGGGCCCTCATCTTTATTTTTTATCTTTATCTTTAACTAATTTAAATACATTATAACTGATCACTTTTCGTGTCCTCTCAGGCTATTAGCATTTTTAGCCGTTGGATCATCACCTTTTGGCTTTCTTTGCCGTTAGATTTGGTCTTAATCGCCCTAAATCGCGCATACAGGCTTCACCAAGTGCGTTGACCTTCTCGGGCCGCTATTCCGGTGGCCTTTTAGGGCATCTGAGATTTAATTGGGCTTACTGGGCCTACACTAGAATTCCGTCCAAACGCAAAATTAGAGAGCCCTAGAACACCTCAACGCTCACGACCCTGGCAGATTCGCTCCTCACTTGGCGGCGCCTTATGGGCGGGCGACTGCATTGGGGTCGGACAGATGCGACCGACGACGCCTCGCCACGGGGCTCCTCGTCGGGCGAGTGGATGGCGTCCTGACCGGTGACGCCACAGGACAACAGTCTGTCCGGGTAGCGAACAGCCTGTCGATTGATCTTCACTCACCCTTCATTAAGGCATTAATCAGGATCGATTAATGGTAATCGATGAACCGGCTAAACTGGAGATTATTACTGGTCAGTTATATGAATGTCGATTCATGTTTGGGCTTTAATTCATAGTGCCTCTGCTCCTTCCCCGCTCCcctcaggctggtcatagtgggagtaacataggtagtaacatagatgccacataagcaaaaatgttgatgtggcaagtagttaatgaggagagagccaaatagagtaacctaatatgttaccatcacatagcgctttccaatgcaaaatgagtctacaaaataATAAATGATCATGTGTATGTTACTCCACATATGACACTTTTCATATAAGGGTAGTAACATAaagtagtaacatatgcatgttactattctaagttactccccactatgaccagcctagttCTGCAAACAACACTGCTGCAGCGTTCCTACATGCCCTGTTCCCCCGATTTATCATCCAATTTTGGAATTTATTTTTATATTGATCTTTGTACTCACAAACAATCCAGGTTCTCGTTCTCTAGGTTTACCTGCCATCACGctcctctgcaacacctctccctgttTTATTTTCTGCATGTGGATTTCCCAAGCTGCATCTTTCTGGAACGATTCCTTTTTGGTTTCACTTGTTTGAATCAGATAAGCGCAAATTGATTGTTGGTAGAATCTTCATCCCAGCTCATGGAGGTGGCACTGGGTCTCATTTAGGTGGACAGTGTGAGTAGCATTGTCTCCACCATCTTGTGCAACTGCAAACAAGCTTGTAGGCTTGAACCAAACTGTGCATAGCCATATTTTTTTTACCATGGATAGATTGACTTGTGGCACTGCCAACATTTAAGCGTAAGCTTATGTTCACATGGAAGTTGTAATGTCTACGTACTAAGAGCTATAGGAACAATCCTATTCCTCTCTTCATTTACATACCGTTATGTtttaaaataaagaaaaaatacaaaTTATAGGAAATCATAATATTTCAAAACAATCCAAGCAAATATATACAAACCACATTATATTCCTAACCTAACAACTAAGAGCcaaaatagacgggcgcagcaacgcgcgccatcaatgatctagcaATAATAAAGGGGTTACTGATTCTTACTCTCTAAATTTCGTCCGTAATTTTCGATCGTCGCTAGTCGTACGTACATCCGCCAGTGTGTGCCTCATCTGTCCTAAATATCTGGTAAAAGTAAAATAGATATAGTCCCATATTGTTTTTTTCGATACAATCTAACCAGTTCAAATATCTTTGCGGGTCAAAGTCAACAAGCGGCGGAGTGGGTCAAAGAAGGAATTAATGAGAGAGAGACTCAAGCTCGAAGAAAGGGAGACGACGAGAGTCGGTCGCCGCCGCCACGGAGGCCGGAGTGAAAAGGAAGGAGAGGCACGGGGNNNNNNNNNNNNNNNNNNNNNNNNNNNNNNNNNNNNNNNNNNNNNNNNNNNNNNNNNNNNNNNNNNNNNNNNNNNNNNNNNNNNNNNNNNNNNNNNNNNNNNNNNNNNNNNNNNNNNNNNNNNNNNNNNNNNNNNNNNNNNNNNNNNNNNNNNNNNNNNNNNNNNNNNNNNNNNNNNNNNNNNNNNNNNNNNNNNNNNNNNNNNNNNNNNNNNNNNNNNNNNNNNNNNNNNNNNNNNGGGGGGAATTTGGGGCCGGGCATGTGAAGGGATTTGGGTCGAAATCTCtttggggtcgggcatatgagatcGCTAGGGTTTTGGGGAAAAGGAGATGGCCTTTTTTACTAGGCCGGCTAGGCAAGTGGGACGCATTTCGATGTGCTGCTCTGCTCCTCTCCGTGTtaacttttcttcttcttttccattTTAGAAATAAACAGGGAGTTTTGAAGTGATGAAAACTCTCTTGGATCAGTTTAAATGTGCTTAATCCAGGTACATAAGCTTTGTTCGTGATGGAAGAATTTATATTCAAACTCATtagaatttaattcaaatgagttagAACTAGGAGTTGGATTtagatttctcaaaaaaaatgaGCACTGGCTTCAAGAGGATAGGAATATGAATACCCCATGACCAATTTGTCAGGCCGGTGGCGAGACTACCACGCCATGCACACATACCACCATCTGCATCAGCAATTGCCAACAACTACGATTGTGCGCAGGAACATGACCATATGCTGATGACGATGGAAGCCGAGgcaaacacacacaaaaaaaactgtATAAAACTCACGGACACAAAATTGCCTCATGCGTATGGCAAAATTAACTACACATTTGAGGGTTTTTTCTCTTACCAAAAAATAAAATTAGGTGCAAACAACCAAAACATCTTTGCAAAAAATAAAATTAGGTGCAAACAATCAAAACATGTACGCTCATATTTATAAAAAAATTAACTGCATCCGCAAAAAAAAGAAAGTAACTACacatttctttttttgttttacttTTCCCACAAACATAGTCATATTTTGGGTACAATAACGAAGGAAGATCATGTAAAAAATAAGACTTCATTTTAGAAAAATTAAATAAACTAACAATGAGATTTTGAATATTCCTAAGAAAAAAAGAATATGGGTTCACCTAAAAGAATTATTAGCCTATTAAATTTCATCAATTTAATTCAAAATTGTTGCAGCAGGATAGTGTTTTAAAAATTGAaattttgttataaatgtcatgaaATGAGATTTGGCATAGCAAAAGTCTCTTATTCTATGCACGAAGGGTACAATTTCAAGCTAGAAAATCCACACTAGCAGTAGATACTCTATAGCTATCAATCTATGTACAAAACAATGCATGCCTTCGTAACTATTTTTGGCACTATTAAATTTGAACTGGGAAATTAAGCTGTATTAATATTTCATATTCACGTTTTATGCTATTAGTGCTTCTCTGCAATGTTCAAATGGTGGGCGTGTACCTGTGTGAGGACTTGAAACATTCTTTTTTAAAGTGAGGTGTTTTTTTTCTCATAGCAACGCACAGGCATTTGTACTAGTACATGAGTAAAGCTACATGTATGAAGCATTTACGCTTTAAACTTCTCCTGGTCGGACAAACAAGGTGACAAGCCCGGGCATCTGAGCTGAAGGCCCCTGCCCACATACTAATTGTGTATATTAATCATCCGAACACTACAATATTTCTTGCATTTAAGGGCCGATTGAATATGTAACAAAAATTCATATCTAGACAAAACAGACGAATAAATTTATAGTCCAAAATATAAATCAAGTTAAGTTAGGCTACTAGTCTTCCTCAAGTGAATGATTTGCATGTGGTACGGAGTAGACACACATAACCAATAGATTACCAAACCCATTATAATATGTATGACACATTTGACCAAAAATGATAAAGTAGAGTGACAAGGTCCCGAAAATCCAAAGGACCACACGAGCTCGCCATGGTATCGGCTGCCGTATGCTCTTATCGGGATCCGGGCCGCGCCATGTATTTTGGTAGTATAGATATGCCCGCATGCTGAGAAAAGGGCCATGTaaatagggatggcaatgggtacccattacccacgtACCCTGTGGGTAAAAatcctattagggtaagggtatgggacaAAAAGTTACCCATGGGTATATAAATAGGGAAATCTGAAACCCATCGGGTAGAGCGGGTACGGGCACGGGATCATATAACCCGTACCCGCATACCCATGTACCCATATAAAATCTATGTGATCTCAAAATTATCTCTACAACCTACACTTTATCATGAATTTGTGAACTCAAAATGTATGAATGTATGACTACGTGTTGTTATCTATGACTATGTGATGTTGTTTTGATGTATTGTTATTTACGAGAAAGTGATGTTGTTTATTAAATGTGTTGTTGTTTGTAAGTATGTGTTGTTGTTATAATCTATTGTTGTAATTATGCTTATATGTTCCTGTTTATGACTATGAGTTGTTAAATTGACGTTTCACAAACATGGGTAATTTTACCCGCGGGTACCCTTCTACCCTGCCGGGTAGCGGGTATGGAGAAAAGTTGTACCCGCTAATGGGTATGGGTAAGGGTAATGGGTAAGCTCAGGAGAGACGGGTAAGGGTATGGGATGGCTCCACCCATACCCATACCCTGTGGGTGCCATCCCTACATGTAAACGTTGTGTGACCATCCGTCGTTTGTGCAGCCGGCACGGGGACGCTATGTACCATGGTGTTCCACCCGCACATGTACTGTCGAACAGCACCCTCATCTACTTGTCGAACGAACAAGTGCATCGGGCAGCTGTGCTGGTCATCAACGATGGGCATGGGTGCACAAACTTGTCGAAATCAGCTCTGAACGGACTCCTTGTGGTGTACTAGCAAGGTACCTACGCTACATAAgcatgaatttttttgaaagtgGCCATTTCTTGCTTTCATTTCATAGCAGGAGAGAGCGGGAAAAGTACATAGTCTGATCAAGTGATCGGTGGGATGGAGAAGAGATTACATAGCCAGCCTAACAAGAGTGTAAGCTGGCGAGAGGGGCCTGATTATGTTATTTTCACGGCATATGTCCCCGAAGGGGTGCGCTATACATTTGGCTCCGGCGATCCTCCACTGCTCTATGTCGCGGCGGCAGGCCGCTATGATGCTGCGGGCGCATGGTGATTTCCCTCTGAAGGTGCACACATTCCGCTCTAACCTGATTTGCCAGACCATCAAAGTGAGCAGCGACCTGGTGCCCTTCCTTGTGCCTGGGTTGGCTCCATCGATGATCAAACGAACCCTCTCGGCAGTGGACCTTCCCATGCTCCAGATGGAATGGCTGAAAGAGTGGCAGCCTAGCCAGGTTGCCACCTCGTTCCAGCACTGAATGGCAATGGTGCACTCCCAGAACAGGTGCGACGAGGACTCAAGGTTGCGCAGGCATAACTGGCAGAAGTAGCTGTTAATCCATCCGCGTCTCTATAGTCTATCGTTGCACCATAGTCGATCTAAGTGCAGCATCCAGAGAAGGACTTTCATGTTGTCAGGAGCCCAGGCCTTCCAGATGGTTGCTGTGAAGTCAAGTGCCGGGCGCTCTTCAAACTGAACGTCGTAGGCGGAGCGCGTGGAGTAGTTGCCGGAGTTGCCTCGGGTCCAGGTGATGGTGTCAGCCCTACCAGCTTGAAGCGTGATGCCAGCGCTTCGGATCTCCCTGGTGAGCTGCAGCACCGTGTGCATGATGTTGTCATGATCACCATGGCGGAGGGTCGAGTACCCATCGGTCTTGATGCAGGGCTTCTTGAACGGATGTGTTCTTGCGGGCAGAGTGAGCAAACACTGCGGGGTATGCCTGACATAGTGGTCTGCCGTTGAGCTAGGGAGAGTTTCAGAAGGAAGCCGTTGAGCCGTCCCCGACGGTGACGGCCGTGCAGGCAGCGAACAGGGCGCGATAGGCATCGTCGCATGGAGAGCTGGGGCATGATTTAGTTAGTTTATCCTCGAAGCGGGCCCTTAAACCGTCCACAATCGTTCGGACTGCACGGTCTGGATGTTTTTGCCATCCAACGTAGTATGTGCTCGCTTAACAGTTTGGCCGTCCTTTTCCCATAAATCAGAAGCAAATCGGAGGTGGGAGGGGGGTGTGCTTTGTGGTAGTCCGGAACATGGCCACGCATGCCACCGGCAACCGTAGCCCATCCGGACCCCTCCTTCGTGCCCACACCCTTTCTCGCCCAAAGTGGTTAGTGCCGCTCCAGAGTgtcagtgtcgcattcatgccGGCCAAGAGCGACCCGATCTCTCACTAGAGCCGACATTGAAGCGGCTCGCCGGCTGAGAGCGACGCCCGCTATAGTCGCGTTGCATGAGCGTTCTCTCGGCATTGAAATGACATCCATCCG encodes:
- the LOC119318699 gene encoding 5'-methylthioadenosine/S-adenosylhomocysteine nucleosidase-like isoform X2, which gives rise to MASFPKGAPWTRYHGDYKGLHIDLVWPGKDPLLGVDSVGTVSAALVTYACIQLLKPDLIINAGTAGGFKARGAGIGDVFLASDVAFHDRRIPIPVFDSYGVGARKTFATPNIVKELNLKVGKLSTGDSLDMSPHDETAILSNEATVKDMEGAAVAYVADLFSTPAIFVKAVTDIVDGEKPTAEEFLQNLISVTMALDQAVMQVVDFISGKCISDL
- the LOC119318699 gene encoding 5'-methylthioadenosine/S-adenosylhomocysteine nucleosidase-like isoform X1 is translated as MAPPSSEEPAAAAAAEPAGAGAISKVLVVIAMQTEALPLVTRFQLVEAAADESIFPKGAPWTRYHGDYKGLHIDLVWPGKDPLLGVDSVGTVSAALVTYACIQLLKPDLIINAGTAGGFKARGAGIGDVFLASDVAFHDRRIPIPVFDSYGVGARKTFATPNIVKELNLKVGKLSTGDSLDMSPHDETAILSNEATVKDMEGAAVAYVADLFSTPAIFVKAVTDIVDGEKPTAEEFLQNLISVTMALDQAVMQVVDFISGKCISDL